In Halobacillus amylolyticus, the following proteins share a genomic window:
- a CDS encoding undecaprenyldiphospho-muramoylpentapeptide beta-N-acetylglucosaminyltransferase, with product MKQKRILFTGGGTAGHVIVNLALIPEFQRQGYQVDYIGSYQGIEKQLISSLEGVTYHGISTGKLRRYMSKENLKDPFKVMKGLIQSLRIIRKRKPQVIFSKGGFVSVPVVAAAKLNRVPAIIHESDYTPGLANKLSFPFAKKVLATFPETMQHLPEEKGQYIGAVVREELFTGDRSKGLSYSGLTTSKPVVLVMGGSTGSKKINDAIRTNLDELLQEVQIIHICGQGQKDETINRPGYAQFEYVSDELKDLFAASHYIISRAGSNAIFEFLALKKPMLLIPLSRKASRGDQILNADSFVKQGYAHKLEEEELNSDSLLKELKHLMDNKEQLLNNMEKYESKRTKNEVISIIQRAEK from the coding sequence TTGAAGCAGAAGCGTATTTTATTTACTGGAGGAGGAACAGCAGGGCACGTTATTGTGAACCTGGCTCTTATTCCTGAATTTCAAAGACAAGGCTATCAAGTTGACTATATAGGATCCTATCAAGGGATAGAAAAACAATTAATTAGTTCTTTAGAGGGTGTAACCTACCATGGGATATCAACAGGGAAACTGCGCCGTTATATGTCCAAGGAGAACCTCAAGGATCCGTTTAAGGTTATGAAGGGGCTAATCCAATCACTCAGAATTATAAGAAAACGTAAGCCTCAGGTCATTTTTTCAAAAGGTGGATTTGTTTCGGTCCCCGTGGTCGCTGCTGCGAAATTAAATCGTGTGCCGGCGATCATCCACGAATCCGATTATACTCCAGGTCTCGCTAATAAGCTTTCTTTTCCTTTTGCTAAAAAGGTATTGGCTACCTTTCCGGAAACGATGCAGCATTTACCTGAAGAAAAAGGACAATATATCGGGGCGGTTGTCCGGGAAGAACTTTTTACAGGGGACAGAAGCAAAGGCCTCTCCTATAGCGGACTGACGACGAGTAAGCCGGTTGTTTTAGTTATGGGGGGGAGTACAGGATCGAAAAAAATCAACGATGCCATCCGCACAAATTTAGATGAACTATTACAGGAAGTACAAATCATCCATATATGCGGTCAAGGGCAAAAGGATGAGACAATCAACCGTCCTGGCTATGCTCAATTTGAATATGTAAGTGATGAATTGAAGGACCTATTTGCCGCTAGCCATTATATCATTTCCCGGGCTGGCTCCAATGCCATTTTTGAATTTTTGGCATTAAAAAAACCAATGCTGCTTATCCCTTTATCAAGGAAAGCCAGCCGTGGTGATCAAATATTAAATGCCGACTCTTTCGTAAAGCAAGGCTATGCTCACAAGCTTGAGGAAGAAGAGCTTAATTCCGATAGCTTGCTGAAAGAATTAAAACATTTAATGGACAACAAAGAGCAACTGCTCAATAATATGGAGAAATACGAGAGTAAACGAACAAAAAATGAAGTCATTTCAATTATCCAAAGAGCCGAAAAGTAG
- a CDS encoding MATE family efflux transporter encodes MYETKTLKEKIKLFTVILIPIFITQVGMYAMNFFDTIMSGQAGPNDLAGVAIGSSIWLPIFTGLNGILMAISPIVAQLKGAKQDKVIPESVKQGVYLSIVIACLIGGIGFFLIDPILSLMDLESGVRHIAKYYLISLGTGIIPLFVFNILRSFIDALGHSRISMMIILLTLPTNIFFNYVLIFGKWGFPELGGIGAGLATSLTYWVAFGIIAFVIHKLYPLRTYGIFTNWVSPSLKSWWEQLKIGVPIGFAIFFETSIFSAVTFFMTEYDTYTVAAHQAAINFASFVYMMPLSIAFTLTIAVGYEVGARRFTDARTYSYLGITVAVCMSVVAGAILYIFDDTVARLYSSNQRVIELTKNFIFFAIFFQLSDGFGAPIQGVLRGYKDVTITLIMSFVSYWVIGLPTGYLLANYSGLGPYGYWMSLIVGLTAGAITLMLRMLYLQRKNIRLYQVKGEDSSSV; translated from the coding sequence ATGTATGAAACAAAGACATTAAAAGAAAAAATAAAACTATTTACCGTTATTCTCATTCCTATTTTTATTACACAGGTTGGCATGTATGCAATGAATTTCTTTGATACGATTATGTCTGGCCAAGCAGGTCCAAACGATTTAGCCGGTGTAGCTATTGGCTCTAGCATATGGCTGCCCATTTTTACGGGGCTAAATGGAATATTGATGGCCATTTCACCAATCGTAGCACAGCTAAAAGGGGCAAAGCAGGATAAAGTTATTCCTGAATCAGTCAAACAAGGAGTTTATTTATCCATTGTCATTGCATGTTTAATCGGCGGGATTGGTTTCTTCTTAATTGATCCTATTTTGTCGTTAATGGACCTTGAATCAGGGGTACGTCATATCGCTAAATACTATCTTATCAGCTTAGGAACCGGAATTATTCCTTTATTCGTTTTTAACATCCTACGTTCATTTATTGATGCCCTTGGTCACTCAAGAATATCAATGATGATCATTTTACTGACATTACCTACTAACATTTTCTTTAATTACGTGCTGATTTTTGGTAAATGGGGCTTCCCTGAACTCGGTGGAATCGGGGCAGGCTTAGCGACCTCCTTAACGTATTGGGTGGCTTTTGGGATTATCGCTTTTGTTATCCATAAGCTTTACCCACTTCGAACCTACGGAATCTTCACAAATTGGGTTTCCCCTTCCCTTAAAAGCTGGTGGGAGCAACTAAAAATTGGTGTCCCTATAGGATTCGCTATCTTCTTTGAAACAAGTATCTTTTCAGCCGTTACCTTTTTCATGACAGAGTACGATACCTACACAGTCGCCGCACACCAGGCAGCCATTAACTTTGCCTCATTTGTATATATGATGCCATTAAGCATTGCCTTTACATTAACGATTGCCGTCGGTTATGAAGTCGGGGCTAGACGGTTCACCGATGCAAGGACATACTCTTATCTAGGAATTACCGTGGCCGTTTGTATGTCTGTTGTAGCTGGAGCGATTCTTTACATCTTTGATGACACTGTCGCAAGGCTGTATAGTTCTAATCAACGTGTAATTGAACTAACAAAAAACTTTATCTTCTTCGCTATCTTTTTTCAGCTTTCTGACGGCTTCGGTGCTCCTATTCAGGGGGTTTTACGGGGCTACAAAGATGTAACGATTACTCTCATCATGTCGTTTGTTTCCTACTGGGTGATTGGATTGCCAACTGGATATCTATTAGCCAATTATTCAGGCCTTGGTCCATATGGATATTGGATGAGTTTAATTGTTGGTTTAACAGCTGGAGCGATCACGCTAATGCTGCGCATGCTTTATCTGCAGCGGAAGAATATTCGGCTTTATCAGGTTAAGGGGGAAGACTCTAGTTCAGTTTAA
- a CDS encoding ferritin-like domain-containing protein, which translates to MNENNVVKELNEYLKGEYMGIHAYEHYIKNTQAQDIKAALQLIQQEHKQHALKIAERIQDLGGKAAEDNGFMGSVRESMMNLKGFPDTTEEILKGVVKGQQMGIRTTEDIVRGDLDSKSRQMVEENLAEDRSHIDQLNNLMHSY; encoded by the coding sequence ATGAATGAAAACAATGTTGTTAAGGAATTGAATGAATATTTAAAAGGTGAATACATGGGAATTCATGCTTACGAACATTACATCAAAAATACACAGGCTCAAGATATCAAAGCCGCATTACAATTAATCCAGCAGGAGCATAAACAACATGCATTGAAAATTGCCGAAAGAATACAAGATCTTGGTGGGAAAGCGGCTGAAGACAATGGATTCATGGGTTCCGTACGAGAGTCAATGATGAATCTTAAAGGTTTTCCTGATACAACAGAAGAAATTTTGAAAGGTGTAGTAAAGGGACAACAGATGGGCATACGTACCACCGAAGATATTGTACGAGGGGACCTGGATTCAAAGAGCCGACAAATGGTTGAAGAGAATTTGGCTGAAGATAGGTCACATATTGACCAGTTGAACAACCTTATGCATTCGTATTGA
- a CDS encoding aldehyde dehydrogenase family protein, with product MGKQFKLYIEGEWIDTDDVVDVANKYTQDTYATVAKASEKEVDQAISAAERAFKEQQMSPYKRYQVLKRVSELLQENKEEFAKTITMEAGKPLKQARTEVDRATQTIELSAEEAKRIHGEGVPVESAPGSENRMAFTIKVPVGVVGAISPFNFPLNLVSHKIAPAIAAGNAVVLKPASKTPVASLMLAEMFHEAGLPKGFFNVVVGSGSTVGNQMMKDRRIQLYTFTGSAEVGLKLKQNTGLNRLILELGNNSPVIVDKEADIDAAAKNTAAKSFAFAGQVCLSVQRLYVHEDVRQEFQEKFIKAVKELIVGDPSDDQTDVGPMISEDEAKRAEQWVEEAKQAGATVVHGGKREGALLYPTVLQNITPEMKVVCEEIFAPVVSLLPFTDIKECINEVNKSQYGLQGGIFTQNLDTAFYAAKHVQVGGLMINDSSQYRVDLMPYGGVKDSGSGKEGPKYSVEEMTEERLVVMNLNQ from the coding sequence GTGGGTAAGCAATTCAAATTATATATAGAAGGTGAATGGATAGATACAGATGACGTAGTAGATGTAGCAAATAAATATACACAAGATACGTATGCAACAGTAGCAAAAGCATCTGAAAAAGAGGTAGATCAAGCGATCAGTGCCGCTGAACGTGCATTTAAAGAACAGCAGATGTCCCCCTATAAACGCTATCAAGTGCTCAAGCGTGTCAGTGAGCTTTTACAGGAAAATAAAGAAGAGTTCGCAAAAACCATTACTATGGAAGCAGGGAAGCCGCTTAAACAGGCACGCACAGAAGTGGACCGTGCTACACAAACAATCGAACTTTCAGCGGAAGAAGCGAAGCGGATACATGGAGAAGGGGTGCCTGTTGAATCAGCCCCAGGCTCCGAAAACCGCATGGCCTTCACGATTAAAGTACCAGTTGGTGTGGTCGGGGCGATCAGTCCGTTTAACTTTCCACTAAATCTTGTTTCTCATAAAATTGCCCCAGCTATTGCTGCAGGGAATGCAGTCGTGTTGAAACCGGCTAGTAAAACACCTGTTGCTTCCTTAATGTTAGCTGAAATGTTTCATGAAGCTGGATTACCAAAAGGATTCTTCAATGTGGTTGTTGGCTCTGGGTCAACAGTCGGCAATCAAATGATGAAAGATAGACGCATCCAGCTTTACACGTTTACTGGGAGTGCTGAAGTCGGACTTAAACTTAAACAAAATACCGGCCTTAATAGGCTGATCCTTGAACTTGGAAATAACTCTCCGGTTATTGTTGACAAAGAAGCAGATATAGATGCAGCAGCAAAAAATACAGCCGCCAAGAGTTTTGCTTTTGCTGGACAAGTCTGTCTCTCTGTACAGCGTCTCTACGTCCATGAAGATGTTCGGCAAGAATTCCAAGAAAAGTTTATTAAAGCAGTGAAAGAGTTGATAGTCGGCGATCCGAGTGATGATCAAACAGATGTAGGACCAATGATCAGTGAAGATGAGGCAAAACGCGCCGAGCAATGGGTAGAGGAAGCGAAGCAAGCCGGTGCAACTGTCGTACACGGCGGTAAACGAGAGGGTGCCCTTTTATATCCAACGGTTCTCCAAAATATTACACCTGAGATGAAAGTTGTGTGTGAAGAAATATTCGCGCCGGTTGTCAGCCTCCTTCCGTTTACAGATATTAAAGAATGCATCAATGAGGTCAACAAGTCCCAGTACGGATTGCAAGGCGGCATATTCACACAAAATCTTGATACAGCTTTCTATGCAGCCAAACATGTTCAAGTCGGCGGGCTGATGATCAATGATTCTTCCCAATATCGAGTGGATCTGATGCCATATGGCGGTGTGAAAGACAGTGGTTCAGGGAAAGAAGGTCCGAAGTATTCTGTTGAGGAAATGACAGAGGAACGACTAGTCGTCATGAATTTAAATCAATAA
- a CDS encoding SDR family oxidoreductase, which translates to MSSIKDKVVIITGASSGIGEETAKELADKGANIVLAARREERLRDLQETLKSNGSKVIYQVTDVASYEEMEALAEKAHSEFGKIDVIVNNAGLMPLSLLNKRKVDEWNQMIDVNIKGVLHGIAAVLPYMRERKEGHIINVSSVAGHSVSPGTAVYSGTKYAVRAITEGLRKEESVNSNIRATIISPGAVSTELTDTITDEDVKAGVEKNYQQAIKPDSIARTIRFAIEEPSEVGINEILVRPTAQEK; encoded by the coding sequence ATGTCAAGTATTAAAGATAAAGTAGTCATTATTACAGGCGCATCAAGCGGGATTGGTGAGGAAACCGCCAAAGAATTAGCGGATAAAGGAGCAAATATCGTTCTGGCCGCTAGACGCGAGGAGCGTTTGAGAGATTTACAGGAGACGTTGAAGAGTAATGGAAGTAAAGTGATCTATCAAGTAACAGATGTCGCCTCTTATGAGGAAATGGAAGCGCTGGCTGAGAAGGCACATTCAGAATTTGGAAAAATAGATGTCATTGTGAATAATGCGGGACTTATGCCGCTTTCTCTTCTCAATAAACGAAAGGTCGATGAATGGAATCAAATGATTGATGTCAATATCAAAGGAGTGCTTCACGGGATAGCAGCGGTTCTTCCTTATATGCGCGAGAGAAAAGAGGGACACATCATTAATGTTTCATCGGTTGCTGGTCATTCCGTTTCACCTGGCACTGCTGTATATAGTGGTACAAAATACGCTGTCCGAGCCATTACAGAAGGATTACGAAAAGAGGAATCGGTAAACAGCAATATTCGTGCGACGATTATCTCACCAGGGGCCGTCTCTACAGAATTAACAGATACCATCACAGATGAAGACGTGAAAGCTGGTGTTGAAAAAAATTATCAACAAGCGATTAAACCGGATAGTATTGCGAGAACGATTCGCTTTGCGATTGAAGAACCGTCAGAAGTCGGAATTAACGAAATCCTTGTTCGTCCAACCGCTCAGGAAAAATAA
- a CDS encoding NupC/NupG family nucleoside CNT transporter codes for MDILLGILAVGAILGIAYFMSNDRKNINYFGIGVMLLAQLITTFVMFETEVGAWIINKISWVFNKLIEYGTVGVNFVLGGVATDDGASVFFFNVLLLIIFFATILSVLTYLKILPFIIKYLGQFLSYITRLPKIESFNAVNSIFFGQSEAIIAIKSQFKQLSDNRLYIVSASAMGSVSASIVGAYIGILPADYVLVALPLNMFSALIVASLIAPVKVPKEEDYVDIEDVSGSKSLFEAMGNGALDGGKIALIVAAMLIAFIASLELVNGLFSFLFAGFTLQEGLGYLIAPIGLLMGIPASEVIDAGAIMGTKIVTNEFVAMLEFQGMIDQVSEKTVGIVTVFLTSFANFSSIGIIAGTVQGIDADKGARVSGFGMKLLVGATLGSMLSATMAGLFL; via the coding sequence GTGGACATCTTACTAGGTATTTTGGCCGTTGGTGCTATTCTTGGAATCGCATACTTCATGTCTAATGATCGTAAAAATATAAATTATTTCGGTATTGGTGTTATGCTCCTGGCCCAGCTTATAACAACTTTTGTTATGTTTGAGACAGAAGTTGGGGCATGGATTATTAATAAAATATCATGGGTATTTAACAAACTCATTGAATATGGAACCGTGGGTGTCAACTTTGTTCTTGGTGGTGTAGCAACAGATGATGGAGCTTCTGTATTCTTCTTTAATGTATTACTATTAATAATCTTCTTTGCAACCATTCTATCCGTTCTTACTTACCTGAAGATCTTACCGTTTATTATTAAATATTTAGGTCAGTTCTTATCTTATATTACCCGCTTACCTAAGATTGAATCTTTTAACGCAGTAAACAGTATCTTCTTCGGACAATCCGAAGCCATTATTGCCATTAAGTCACAATTTAAACAATTGAGTGATAATCGTTTATATATCGTAAGTGCCTCAGCTATGGGGTCTGTATCAGCTTCCATTGTCGGTGCATACATTGGTATTTTACCTGCCGATTATGTCCTAGTTGCTCTTCCGCTAAATATGTTTAGTGCACTTATTGTCGCTTCTTTAATTGCACCTGTTAAAGTGCCTAAAGAAGAAGACTACGTAGATATTGAAGACGTGTCTGGTTCGAAAAGTCTTTTTGAAGCGATGGGGAATGGTGCCTTAGACGGTGGTAAAATCGCTTTAATCGTAGCGGCAATGCTGATCGCGTTTATCGCATCCCTTGAATTGGTTAATGGTCTCTTTTCTTTCCTATTCGCAGGCTTCACTTTACAGGAAGGACTTGGCTATCTTATCGCTCCAATCGGTCTCCTTATGGGTATCCCTGCTTCAGAGGTAATTGACGCAGGTGCAATTATGGGAACCAAAATTGTAACAAACGAATTCGTTGCTATGCTTGAGTTCCAAGGAATGATTGATCAAGTATCAGAAAAAACAGTTGGTATTGTTACGGTATTCCTGACAAGTTTCGCTAACTTCTCATCTATTGGCATCATTGCTGGTACAGTACAAGGAATTGACGCTGACAAAGGTGCTCGTGTATCAGGATTTGGTATGAAGCTTCTTGTTGGTGCAACACTTGGTTCCATGCTTTCTGCGACGATGGCTGGACTATTCCTATAA
- a CDS encoding NCS2 family permease — MLKMFRLQENNTNVRTEMLAGLTTFLTMVYIVVVNPAILSAAGLPFEQVFMATVIAAIIGTLIMALGANYPIAIAPGMGMNAYFVTEVVQQDVSYSVILGTVFLAGILFVILSLTSLREILITAIPSSLKYGITSGIGLFIAFLGLRMSGIVVASESTLVTLGDLTAPGTVLTIVGLFVTLGLIARRVTGALFIGMVVTAILGMFTGQLSFEEGLISAPPAPVFWDIDLAGVFSNGLYTVIFAFLLVTIFDTTGTMIGVAEQAGFIRKDGSLPRARAALMADATATTAGAMFGTSPSSAYIESSSGVAAGGRTGLTTVVVAGLFLLSIFFSPLVGAVSNLAAITAPVLIIVGCFMMEGLAKINWQKFDDAFPAFIIILSMPLTSSIATGIAFGFITYPLLKLMNGNAKDVHWILYLFGFIFILQMIFFPGH, encoded by the coding sequence ATGTTGAAAATGTTTCGTTTACAAGAAAACAATACAAATGTCCGAACAGAGATGTTGGCGGGTCTGACCACGTTCCTAACAATGGTTTATATAGTTGTCGTTAACCCTGCGATTCTTTCTGCGGCAGGTCTGCCTTTTGAACAAGTATTTATGGCGACAGTGATTGCAGCTATTATCGGTACGTTAATCATGGCACTAGGAGCCAATTATCCGATAGCCATTGCACCTGGAATGGGGATGAATGCATACTTTGTTACAGAAGTGGTTCAACAGGATGTAAGTTATTCTGTCATTTTAGGAACCGTCTTCCTAGCAGGTATTTTATTTGTTATTTTAAGTTTAACGAGTTTGAGAGAAATCCTAATTACAGCTATTCCGTCTTCACTTAAATACGGTATTACATCAGGAATTGGCCTTTTTATTGCCTTCTTAGGATTGCGAATGTCAGGTATTGTTGTCGCAAGTGAGTCTACACTCGTTACCCTTGGTGATCTCACTGCCCCAGGGACGGTATTAACGATAGTCGGCTTGTTTGTCACACTTGGTTTAATTGCTCGCCGCGTAACAGGAGCTTTATTTATTGGAATGGTCGTTACAGCTATTTTAGGAATGTTTACAGGACAGTTGTCTTTTGAAGAGGGGCTTATATCTGCACCGCCTGCCCCCGTATTTTGGGATATTGATTTGGCAGGGGTATTCAGTAATGGCCTATATACAGTCATTTTTGCCTTCTTACTCGTGACGATTTTTGATACGACAGGAACGATGATTGGAGTAGCAGAGCAAGCTGGCTTCATCCGTAAAGACGGAAGTTTGCCGAGAGCACGTGCGGCTTTGATGGCTGATGCCACAGCTACAACCGCTGGTGCAATGTTCGGTACAAGTCCATCCTCTGCTTATATTGAATCCTCTTCAGGTGTTGCTGCGGGCGGAAGAACAGGACTTACTACTGTTGTGGTTGCTGGCTTATTTCTACTATCTATTTTTTTCTCTCCATTAGTAGGAGCGGTTTCAAACTTGGCGGCGATTACGGCGCCTGTGCTTATTATCGTTGGATGTTTTATGATGGAAGGTCTAGCGAAGATCAATTGGCAAAAGTTTGATGATGCTTTTCCAGCTTTTATTATTATTCTATCTATGCCCTTGACCTCAAGCATCGCTACAGGGATCGCTTTTGGCTTTATAACCTACCCATTGTTGAAACTGATGAATGGCAATGCAAAGGATGTTCACTGGATTCTATATTTATTTGGATTTATTTTCATTCTGCAAATGATCTTTTTCCCAGGTCATTAA
- a CDS encoding PH domain-containing protein, with product MFEPQRLHPVSAVLNFVKGLKDAIFPIIAIFFLNGNQGDGFLSWLPLLLSASFLVLILIAGIVKWFRFTYRVQEGELRIEYGLFFRKKRYIPMDRIQSLNFSEGILHRPLQLVKVSIETAGSSGIQEAEAELTAIKRSEAKRLEDIIYQRKQERPSVEEQVEGRGDGSDRSLVYRMTMRNLIIMALTSGGAGVVISGVVVFFSQIIEFLPVGTIYEEVVGWLQVGVLIVGLIALLIVLIAYGISIILTVLRFGKFSVFIDGEDLIITRGLLEKKQITIPLNRIQGIRVEENIIRQPLGFATVSIISAGGSIKGDAEQQFRILPLIKRNQIKAVMESILPQYDLDVTLKRPPKRAQMSYLARCIWFPVIIAIVASLFFWPMGLFSLLTVPIFIGVGVLNYRDAGWNVRDKQLTLSYRFMTKQTYVMKKHRIQSSRCSQSILQKRVGLSSVEVTLKTGVGKARAHCHYLEDTDIEQMMDWFRHEI from the coding sequence ATGTTTGAACCGCAACGTCTTCATCCAGTATCCGCCGTTCTTAACTTTGTAAAAGGTTTGAAGGATGCGATATTTCCGATCATTGCCATTTTCTTTTTAAATGGAAACCAGGGGGATGGCTTTCTAAGCTGGCTCCCTCTCCTTTTATCAGCTTCCTTTTTAGTACTCATATTAATAGCCGGAATTGTAAAGTGGTTTCGGTTTACCTATCGAGTGCAGGAGGGGGAGCTGCGTATTGAATACGGTCTGTTTTTTCGAAAAAAGCGGTATATCCCTATGGATCGGATCCAGAGCCTGAATTTCTCTGAAGGAATTTTGCACAGACCTCTTCAACTTGTCAAAGTTTCGATTGAAACAGCCGGATCTTCAGGAATTCAAGAGGCTGAAGCCGAATTGACTGCAATTAAGAGATCAGAAGCAAAAAGGCTTGAGGATATTATATACCAAAGAAAACAGGAGCGTCCTTCTGTAGAGGAGCAAGTTGAGGGACGGGGAGATGGTTCAGATCGTTCACTTGTTTATAGAATGACTATGAGGAATCTGATCATCATGGCTCTTACCTCTGGCGGAGCAGGTGTAGTCATCTCGGGGGTAGTGGTTTTCTTTTCGCAGATTATTGAATTTCTTCCTGTGGGAACAATTTATGAGGAAGTGGTCGGTTGGCTTCAAGTTGGGGTACTTATTGTCGGTTTAATCGCACTACTTATTGTTCTAATTGCTTATGGAATTTCTATTATTCTGACTGTGCTTCGTTTTGGCAAATTTTCCGTCTTCATTGATGGGGAAGACTTAATCATCACACGTGGTTTATTAGAAAAGAAACAAATCACCATACCATTAAACCGGATTCAGGGGATAAGAGTGGAGGAAAATATTATCCGGCAGCCTTTAGGCTTTGCGACGGTATCGATCATTAGTGCGGGCGGCTCTATCAAGGGTGACGCGGAGCAGCAGTTTAGGATACTTCCCTTAATTAAACGGAATCAAATCAAAGCGGTTATGGAAAGCATCCTGCCGCAATATGATCTTGATGTAACATTAAAACGTCCACCAAAGCGTGCACAAATGAGCTATCTTGCAAGATGTATCTGGTTTCCTGTCATCATTGCAATAGTTGCAAGTCTGTTCTTTTGGCCCATGGGTTTATTTTCTTTATTGACTGTGCCAATTTTCATAGGGGTAGGTGTATTGAATTATCGTGATGCGGGGTGGAATGTTCGTGATAAACAACTAACACTAAGCTATCGATTCATGACAAAGCAAACCTATGTTATGAAAAAACATCGAATTCAATCGAGCCGTTGTTCACAATCTATATTACAAAAACGTGTCGGCCTCTCCTCAGTTGAAGTAACGCTGAAAACAGGAGTAGGGAAGGCAAGAGCACACTGTCATTATTTAGAGGATACGGATATTGAACAGATGATGGATTGGTTTAGACATGAAATATAG
- a CDS encoding PH domain-containing protein, with amino-acid sequence MREPSQRISRRALTLWRIYGYINTGIVAIIAVAIIVLTTLYSWPLWPSFVIGILFILEIIFSIWLIPTVKWDRLRYEVSDQEIEYQYGLFIVKRTLVPMVRVQHVDTEQGPLLRKYRLATISISTAATVHKIPALDEREAEELRDTISSLARVAEDDV; translated from the coding sequence ATGAGAGAACCTAGTCAACGAATATCGAGACGTGCCCTTACACTTTGGAGGATTTATGGGTACATCAATACGGGAATAGTAGCGATCATAGCTGTTGCGATTATCGTACTTACAACTCTATATTCATGGCCGCTCTGGCCAAGCTTTGTTATTGGTATCCTATTTATTTTAGAAATTATTTTTTCTATTTGGCTGATCCCAACTGTTAAGTGGGATCGTCTGCGCTATGAAGTAAGCGATCAAGAAATTGAATACCAATATGGACTGTTTATCGTTAAACGAACCCTAGTACCAATGGTTCGTGTGCAGCATGTAGATACAGAACAGGGACCGCTGCTTCGGAAATACCGATTGGCTACAATTAGTATATCTACGGCCGCAACCGTACATAAAATACCAGCACTTGATGAAAGAGAAGCTGAGGAGCTTAGGGATACAATTTCATCTTTAGCAAGGGTGGCTGAGGACGATGTTTGA
- the proC gene encoding pyrroline-5-carboxylate reductase translates to MEKQIGFIGCGQMAQAMIQGMIQSGIVKPEQIGATALTDETIDFVAEEFEVRISNDNKKLAQESDILFLAVKPYVYQEVIQEIKSSVNDDTVIVTIAAGMTLDKVRKSFDSQVKVIRSMPNTPSLVGAGMSVLCPNDFVTEEDLDDVKDIFESFGEAEVIEERLMDAVPAVSGSSPAFVYMFIEAMADTAVQQGFPRDKAYKLASQAVQGAAKMVLETGKHPAELKDAVCTPGGVTIEGVNTLEQTGLRSSIIQAMNACTDKSKELSNGS, encoded by the coding sequence GTGGAAAAGCAAATTGGTTTCATTGGCTGTGGTCAAATGGCTCAGGCTATGATTCAAGGGATGATTCAATCGGGTATAGTCAAGCCCGAGCAAATCGGAGCAACAGCGTTAACAGATGAAACAATTGACTTCGTAGCTGAAGAATTTGAGGTCCGTATATCTAATGATAATAAAAAACTAGCACAGGAAAGTGATATTTTATTCCTTGCAGTCAAGCCTTATGTTTACCAGGAAGTCATTCAAGAGATTAAGTCATCTGTTAATGACGATACAGTCATCGTCACAATAGCAGCAGGGATGACATTGGATAAAGTCAGGAAGTCCTTTGATTCTCAAGTGAAAGTGATTCGCTCGATGCCAAATACTCCATCATTAGTCGGGGCGGGTATGAGTGTCCTCTGCCCAAATGATTTTGTTACAGAAGAGGACCTTGATGATGTAAAGGATATTTTTGAAAGCTTTGGTGAGGCGGAAGTAATTGAAGAACGCTTAATGGACGCTGTACCAGCAGTGAGCGGATCGTCACCAGCTTTTGTCTATATGTTTATTGAAGCAATGGCAGATACAGCGGTACAGCAAGGGTTTCCAAGGGACAAGGCCTATAAGTTGGCATCCCAGGCTGTTCAAGGAGCGGCAAAAATGGTGCTCGAAACAGGTAAACACCCTGCTGAGCTCAAGGATGCCGTCTGTACACCTGGAGGGGTGACGATTGAGGGTGTGAACACGCTCGAACAAACAGGCCTCCGAAGTTCGATCATTCAAGCGATGAATGCCTGCACGGATAAATCTAAAGAATTGTCCAACGGCTCATAA